Proteins from one Bacteroidia bacterium genomic window:
- a CDS encoding SUMF1/EgtB/PvdO family nonheme iron enzyme codes for MTEEKYNINDDELNELLRKTFLNDNAGNFNDDISKVVFSQEYNVKIDPEKEKNLLKRFSGKGTMGTGMIYSVIFISVIVIIGFIAHLVYHSAFDFQTSKNTNLINEEITKIASNSDFNIEKLEGLGYYSQQSTDKKKKNIEISREVNDQIKSFIALHDTNQLSLKKQIADTNRQELFVLNPKLIQRYWKIKQMMMDKLLNKDKKLYRYIDDGSVNYKGEEIGITAFTIHNCVITNLEYRTFLIDLLIQGRFSDYSKAKVKPEIWNNYKFSKLAVDYFKAEEYNDFPVVNISQEGVELFCSWFEQETKKYAKTIKKSIVDFKLRLPYDAEWMLLAEYGYTSLPDNGGYLTIFDINEGYIDKSLDRRIKSLQKKYKIESTVDEFYATNRYGMSESEVINILNKGFEVRSVEPFDTIYPSRMKDYTAIGHVSEMILERQSGKKIVFGVGWRSKDEFNDMLKDYTKFSGSPFVGMRFVVVYNNAPEYKNPFW; via the coding sequence GTGACAGAAGAGAAATATAATATTAATGACGACGAATTGAACGAATTGTTGCGCAAAACATTTTTAAATGATAATGCAGGCAATTTCAATGATGATATTTCAAAGGTTGTTTTTAGTCAGGAATACAATGTAAAGATAGATCCTGAAAAAGAAAAAAATCTATTGAAACGTTTTTCCGGTAAGGGTACTATGGGAACAGGAATGATTTATAGTGTTATTTTTATTTCAGTAATAGTAATTATTGGTTTTATTGCTCATCTTGTTTACCATTCAGCCTTCGATTTTCAAACTTCTAAAAACACAAATCTTATTAATGAAGAAATAACAAAAATTGCAAGTAATTCTGATTTTAACATAGAAAAATTGGAAGGATTAGGTTACTATTCACAACAAAGTACAGATAAAAAGAAAAAAAATATTGAAATATCACGTGAAGTTAATGATCAAATAAAATCATTCATTGCTTTACATGATACAAACCAGTTGTCTTTGAAAAAGCAGATAGCTGATACTAACCGGCAGGAGTTGTTTGTGCTTAATCCAAAGCTTATACAGCGCTATTGGAAGATTAAGCAGATGATGATGGATAAACTTCTTAACAAAGATAAAAAATTATATAGGTACATCGATGATGGAAGCGTTAACTACAAAGGGGAGGAGATTGGTATTACAGCATTTACAATTCACAATTGTGTTATTACAAACTTAGAATATAGAACATTTTTGATAGACCTTTTGATACAAGGACGATTTTCTGATTATAGTAAAGCTAAAGTAAAGCCTGAAATCTGGAATAATTATAAATTTTCTAAACTGGCAGTAGATTATTTTAAGGCAGAAGAATATAATGATTTTCCGGTAGTAAACATTTCACAGGAAGGAGTTGAATTATTTTGTTCATGGTTTGAACAGGAAACAAAGAAGTATGCTAAAACAATAAAAAAGAGTATTGTAGATTTCAAGTTGCGATTGCCTTATGATGCAGAATGGATGCTTCTGGCAGAATATGGCTATACCTCTTTACCAGATAATGGAGGGTATCTTACAATTTTTGATATTAACGAAGGGTATATCGACAAATCACTTGATAGGCGAATAAAGTCGTTGCAGAAAAAATATAAAATAGAAAGTACTGTTGATGAGTTTTATGCTACAAATCGTTATGGCATGAGCGAAAGCGAGGTAATAAATATTTTGAATAAAGGTTTTGAAGTTCGTTCTGTCGAACCTTTTGATACAATTTACCCTTCCAGGATGAAAGATTATACTGCAATTGGGCATGTAAGCGAAATGATTTTAGAACGGCAATCCGGAAAAAAGATTGTTTTTGGAGTCGGCTGGCGAAGTAAAGATGAGTTTAATGATATGCTGAAGGATTACACAAAGTTCTCAGGCTCTCCTTTTGTAGGGATGAGATTTGTTGTGGTTTATAACAATGCTCCCGAGTATAAAAATCCATTTTGGTAG